CATGCATGCTTTGAGCTAGAGGTAGACGGCAAGAGGCTGGTAATTGACCCACACGACGGGGGTAGCCTAGGCGTAGGGTTTTCGGCTCCAAGCGTTAAGGCCGACTATGTGCTAGTTACCCACGATCACTACGACCATAATGCTGTCGAAAAGGTTTCAACAGACCATACTGTGGTTGCAAGGGAGAGGACGGGAGGATTCACTCTAGGACCCTTCAAGGTTAAGGGCGTAAAACTACCTCACGACGAGTTTGACGGGCGTATTAGGGGATTCGTAGTAGCATATCGTATAGAGGTGGAAGGGATTAGTCTAGTACACTTAAGCGACCTTGGACGCATGCTCACTGAGGAGGAAGTTCGTGAAATAGGCAGCGTTGATATCGCGCTTATCCCAGCTGGAGACGTGTATACCCTGCATCCACGCCAAGCATTAGAGGCGGCAGAGGCACTGGGAGCACGCATAGTTATACCAATGCACTACTGGCTCCCAGGAATACAGCTCCCTCTCGAACCTCTCGATACAATACTACGATATGCAAAGAAGTGGCGCGTGCTACGCTTAGAGTCCAGCTGGATTGAGATCACACGGGAAGATATCCCCGAAGAGAAGACATTAGCCGTACTCGCTCCGCCAAGGTAGACCGGCTAGAGGGGCCTGGTATTTGGCTCGACACAAATGTGAGGGAGATGTGCTAGTAGCGGAGGGGCTCGTCAAGAAGTTCGAGAAGGGCCCAGTGATAGGACCAATATCGTTACGTATAGGTTCGGGCACTGTTTTCGCACTTATAGGCCCCAATGGCGCAGGTAAGACTACAACTATACGTATGATCCTCGGCATATACCGCCCCGACGCTGGCAGTGTTAACATATGTGGCGTCGACCCATACACTGGGAGAGGCGCTCATGGGTTAGCTGCCTATGTTCCCGAGGAGACTGCTGTCTATCCACGCCTGACAGGCTATGAGCACCTCTGGTTTTACGCTGGACTCTATATGGGCAACCCTAGTGAGGCTCAGCGCATCGTAGAACGGGCAGCCGAGCTCTCAGAGCTAGGTGAAGCGCTCTGGCGCCGTGTCGAGGAGTACAGCAAAGGCATGAAGAGGAAGCTCCTATTAGCCCTAGCTCTAGCCCTTGACACACCACTCCTAGTCCTCGACGAGCCTACCTCGGGGCTCGACGTCTATAGTGCTGTACGTATACGCCAACTAATAAGACAGGCCGCCGAGGAGGGCAGGGCAGTGCTCGTCACCAGCCACAACATGCTAGAGGTAGAGAGAATAGCCGATAGAGTAGCCTTCATAGCCAGGGGCAGAATCATCGACGAAGGTCATCCAAGCGACCTCGTCAGGAAGTACTCCGCGAGAGACCTCGAGGAAGCCTTCGTGAAGGCTGTACTACCACGAGGGACACGACGGGAATAGCCACGGTGAGCCGCCATGCCAAGACTTCCGTTAATAAACTATCGTCTAGCCGTGCTCGTCAAGAAGGAGGCACTTGAATTCCTTCGCGACCGACGCAGCCTGGTATTGATGGCTGTATCGGCATTTCTCTTTCCAGTGCTAGGGCTCCTCGTAACCGGGCTAAAGACGCAGCAAGTTGCTCTCGTAGCCATAGTTGTATGCGACACTGGTGCACCAGCGGAGGAACTCGCTCAGCAGCTCTATACGGCCTTCAACGAAAGCCCGGGCTTTAGCGCAATGATGGAGCACGGGCCTCCCTGTACACCACCATCACAAGCCGTAGCCACCATAGTAATCCCCGAGGGCTTTAGCAGAAATGCCACGAGCATCGACTCGCCAGTTATCGTAGAGTTGTACCGCGTAGTGGGGAACCCTGCAGCCGAGGACGCTGTACAGCTAGCCTATAGCGTGATGGGGCGATTCTCGCAGAGTATAGCCGCACAGCGTGTCGAGACACTAGCTAGGCTAGCTGGCAAGCAGGTTGAGACCGACTACGTGTTACACCCGCTACGTGTTGTATCGCAAACCGTCACCGAGACTGGGCAGAAGGCTCCGCCAGAGCTCCAGGAGAGAGCAGCTGTTGCAAGGTTCCTAGCATTCTCTGTATTCTTTATACTGAATCCCGCAGCGATAGCTGTAGCAGACTCCATAACCCGTGAGCGGGAGCGCGGCACCGGCGAGCTATTGGCGATAACCCCGCTCAGCGGCGTGGAGCTGGTGCTAGGCAAGACTCTCGGCTCGTTGACTGCAGCCTTGATAGCAGGCAGTCTCGACATTGTAGCCGTGATCGCATATGCAGAGATGACCGCGGCAAGCGCTACCGCAGGGCTTATACTCTTCCATGCAGTCCAAGTAGCTCTAGCCGTGATGGTTACCGCCGCTATAACTATGCTGGTTACTATGGTGGTTCCCGGCCAGCGTGCAGCTTCCCTCACAGCAAGTAGCGTAACAGGCGCCGCTGTTATGGTCTTCTTCTCAACATTATTCGTCGATATCAACACACTACCAGCATGGATAAAGGCGTTACTCTACCTCATACCCTATACACATACGGCTCAAGCCATAGAGACCTACGCTCTAGGTGACGAGGGTATGGCCCTCATACACACCAGCATCATCGCCGCACTGACTATAGTGTCTATAGCTGCTGCCGCACGACTATATAGACCTGAGAGGCTAGTTAAGCGTGGCTAGACTCTAGCTGGACGCGCCACGGGATGATGCATAGCTCTACTTTGCTCTAGATGAACCCCCGGCGACCAGGGTCTTCCTTGGATCCTTGCTTCGGGATGAGCGGGGAGGCCGTACTGACCGTAGAACTACACTGCAGAGATACTATATCTGCTATGAACCTAAGATATACCAATGACTACTGCTTGTTTCCAGTCACTCCCAAAGCTCTTGACTATGGTCTTATAGCCATTGTCGCGGAGAAGTGCTTCGATATCTTCTACGCGTATGAGCGGCGGATGAACTTCCACTATCACTTGGCTTATAGTGCTCGGCGATAGGATTCCGTCATTCGATGCTCTTTCTAGAACCTCTTGCTCCGCTCCCTCCACGTCCAGCTTAAGCAAGTTTATAGCATCTAGCCCGTGATCCTTCATTAGCCTCTTTAAGCTTATAGATGGCACTCTAAGGGTCTTGAACACCTCTACCCGCATTTCCGCTATATAGCTCTTATACATGCTGGTGTTAACCCAAGGCTCTGTAACGTGTATCTCGCGTAGACAATACTCACAGCCACCCAAGGATCTAGGATCGATGCGGGCTATGCGTTCGAGGCTGTTTAGCTCGAAGTTCTTGTAGAGTATACTCCTTGCAGCCGGATTCGGTTCTACAGCTATAATTAACCCATCACGCTTCATGGCAAGCGCCACTTTTACAGCAAAGAATCCTATGTAAGCGCCACCATCTACCACTATGTCGCCTGGCTTGAGCTTTACTATTGAGCCTAGCTGGTAGTCGTCAATACAGTGTACATGGATTAGGTTAGCCCAGGCCTCAGGAAGCTGGCTACAAGGTATAGCGAATAAAGTATCTCCAAGGTCTACCTCGATTTCTCCATTACATCCACTAGTAGTAGCTTCGACTAATAGCTCCATAGCCTCGGTGCTTATACATCCTTTAGACGTTGATGTAAGCCACTCGAGGTATTCCTCATCGCTTATGACTGTGCTGTCCTTAGCTGCCACTAGCCTCTACCCCCGAACCCGCAAACCCAATGCCATGTAGGGGCACTCTTAACATCTCTTAAGTATACGCAGCAGCTATATAAGGGAGCTTGTAAGAGGTTCCAGAGAGCAGTGTCTACTGTTAAATAGCAAGCTACCCTATAGAAGATTCATCAATTGAACTTCCTCTCTATAGCTAGCCGGGGATGAGGGCTGGGGGCTCCTCGAGCCCAAAAGGGCTATGAAGAAGAGTCCCATCACCGACCCTAGTCCTGGCTACCGCCGAGCGAGGAAATACTTCATAACGTCTCTAGCTGCTCATATTTATACGGGAATGATGAACTGGGCCCTTACGGTTGCCCTCCGAAGACGCATTGTCAGTGTGGATGGTTTCGCGCCCTGACCCATCATGATTAGCGGTGCCAGAGACATGAAAGCCAGAGTCATCGAGTGCAGCGGGGCCTCCGGCTCGGTAACCGCACCACCCTCGCTATGGGAGACCCTTGTAGGGATAGTTGCAGTAGCCGCCAGGGGTGGCGGCGAGGTAGATGGTGTCAAACGGGAAAGCAAGTGCATCACTACACTCCTTCATGCATTACAAGCCCTGGGTTATAGGGCTGAGTGGATCTCGTCCACGAGACTAACAATACACGAAGAAGGAGAGCAAAAATCCAGAGTAGTTGTAGATACAACTTGTGGACTGCTAGTACCAGGCCTCATAGCCCCTCTTGCTGCTGTCCGCCTCCCACCTGGAGGCCAGCTAATAGTCCGGGGTACGAGCGAGTCCAGTCTATCGTTTAGCCTAAGGCCTTTGATAGAAGCAGTGATAGCTGTAGGCGGGCGGGCATGGCCTGGAGGCACCCTCTCAAGGCTCGTGGTAGTCGAGCCAAGTATATATAAGCCCCATGGCCGCATTGCTAGGCTTTATGGTCCACCAGGGTTCATAGCCGCTGGTGTTGCTGCAGCCCTTGCGGCTACCGGTGGAGGCAGACTAATGACGTATGGTTCTCCCGTTAGGGGAGTTGGCAGGCTGGCCGCTATGACTAGGGCGCTTAGGCTGGCTGGCTTTGAGGTTATTGAGAGTGGTCCCTCGCTCATTATAGGTGCTCTGGGGGATGGCGAGAGTAGACTTGTAGTTGAAGGTGGACCACACGAGACTGCTCTCCTACTCGCGCTAGCCTCTCCATGCATAGGTGGCGAGATACGCGTCGAAGGACTGCCAATACGCGAGGAAGAGCTGTCTACTCTAGAGTACATGTTGAAGGCTACAGGGTTCGAGGCCTATAAAGAGTGTAGAGATTCTAACTGCAGTATAGTTGCTACATCCTTTGAGCCTCTCTCGGCCACTATAACGGTTCGAGACGAGCCCGGCTACATGCTATACGCAGCAGCCCAGGTGGCTGCATGGGCTCGGCTGGTCATAAGTGGACTCAATACAGTGACGCTTGAGGGGCTACTTGACAAGAGATTCGAGTCGTTCCTACAACAGCTAGGAGTCAACGCCTTCTATGAAGATGAAGGTGATAGACTCGTGGCTGAGGGAGAGCAGCCCAAGAGTATTAGGAAGAGCATAGAGTGTAATGACCCTGTCTACTGTGCTGCTGCATTGGCTAGGCTTCTAAGACTGGGAAGCGGTAGTCTCGAGGGCATTGACGTGCTTGAGGACATAGCACCTGGCGTACTAGAGGGGTTACTCGCTCTAGGTGTGGGTCTCGACGTAAGCTAGGAGTAGGAGCAAGACGGAGCAAGACAAGCCGCTATGATTTGCGGCTAAAAAGGAGATTGGAGCTAGCTCGAAGGCATAAAGGTGTAGCCTTCTATGCTACGTAGCTTGGGGCTGAATGTAGCTATCTTCTGTATGCGGAGCTTCTCGGCTACTGCAAGGGTTACTGCATCACTGAGGCTTAAGCCATGCTTCTTTGCTAGCTCTACTGCTCGGGCTATGTCGTCCATACTCACTGTGTAGACTGTCAATCTTCCAGTCCTGCTGAGCTGTGAGAGATACGCGGAGAGCTTCTCCACAGCCTCGAATGCCTTAGCCCTAACCTCTTCGTCGCTAGCTAGCTTTTCTATACTCTCTGCTACACCTGCCCCAGTGGCGGCACTAGCAGCTGCTACAGCTGCCTTGGATAGCGCCTCTAGCACGGCGGTGCTCGGTATTACCAGGTCTTCGCTGCCCTCCTCGGCGCGACTGAATATATTGACCGCGAAGTCTGCACCAGCCTTGCCTAGTAGGAGCCTTATGAGGACTGTAGAGTCTACCAGTATTGGGCCTACCATCGCATCTCACCTCCCATGTTAGCCTGGTAGAATAAACTTGTCTAGCTCGTCGGCCTCGACTTTGGTTTCTATGATGCCGCGGAGCTTCTTGACGTCGGGCGCCTTGGAGTAGTATATGAAGAGTTTCATAGCCTCTCTGATAGCCTCGCTCCTCGACAGACCATGCTCTTGTGCCACACGGTCAAACTCCTTCAGCAGCTCTTGTGGCACACGTACATAGATTGCTGACGCTGTGCTCAAGGACCAATCACCTATAATGTTTTCATAGCCTTCTTGCTCAGGTATAGAGGAGAGTGGAAACCCCATATATATTTTTATATACAAGCTACCCGCTAATGTCTTAACCTGAGTTTAAGAACTTACGCATGGTAATACCGGTTCGCCGTATAATTCGTTTTATAGGGGCAGCCAGGAGGCCACGGATGCCTGGAGGAGAGCAATGCCCGTAAGCCGCAAGTACACGGCTTACAGAAAGGCACTCGAGCAGCTCAAACTCAAACAGCTCGACGTGTTCAGATATAAGGACCATGACGAGATAAGAGTACTAACGCCAGACCGTAAGATCGTGCTGATAAAACTGCCCAAGCACCGCGAAGAGATGACAATAGACGAGTTTGTAGAGCACGTAAAGAAAGCGCTAGCCTAAAGCCATCACCCCAAGCAATTCTAGTTATTGGCTCTCATAAATTACAAAATTACGCCAAACCCGTACAGGGCGCTACTGCCGAGCCTCATACCACCTACCACCTTGATGATTGCGCTGCGAGCCCCAGGCAGTTGGCTATACCCTGCCGAGGGACCAGCTCCGGGCACCTTTCTATAGTAAAGCCACATTGCCCCAAAACGTAGTCTTCAAGTCTACAAGGCTCTTGACGGACACGGTTCTCCTGAAACACACAGCGAGGCCCTGCGTAACGGAATATCTCCGGGTGAATTCGTACAAGCTCCTCTCGAACACGCCACGCCAGTAGACGTATCTCCCATTGTGCATGACTGCACATGCGGAGCGGTAGAAAGCTCTCTAGGAGCTCTCGCGCGTTCATTGTGAAGACTACTCGCGTACGCACCGCCTGAGGCAAGACGAAACGCGCGTCCTCCCTTGGCAAACCCTCTGCAAGCATCTTATAGTACTCAGCAGCCGCTTGGAGATGTATACGTGCATGGCTAAGCATTGTACCGAAATTCCACTTGGGATTTAGTACGAAGGCCCTACTCACGGCCTCTAAGATCTTTGCCGTCTCGACACCATTTCTTTCATCATGCCTGTCAACGAGACCTGCTGCCCAGCGAAGGATGCTAGAATAGAGGGCATAGTCATCTCGTCTACGTGGCTTCTCGGGACATTCCACGTCGGAGAACTGGCATAACTCTATGACCATTTGACGTAGGAAGCCCTCAGTATACCGCATACTTTGCTGCGTATAGCTGGCTATTCTGTGACGGACGAGCTGATGACTACAGACGCGGCTACAAATCACCTCAAATGTATAGACTGCATGCTCAAGAGGACTACCATGTCCACGGCGTATGAGTTCTCGTATCCATTTCTCTATCTCGCTGCTAGGCATATCCCATGCCTTCTCAACAGGCTTCTTCGACACTGTTATCCGTGCAGCCGCTGCTACTAACCGCGGCGCATCGCGAGTATAGGATATAAGCCTTACAAGAACCGGGGGTGACAACTCCAGCCCGCTAACAAGAGGGGTATCTAGCAGCGTCACAACTTGCCCCGGATTAGAGCTGGACCTCTAGACAGAAGCTGGAGGATTGCGAGTGCTTATCATCGAGCCCTACATCTTTTATAACAAATGTATGGGGCTTTAGACCTCGCATGTCTTGCATGTACTGTTCTCCGTGAGTTCTACTACAACCTCGTCAGAACCCGTCGCGGCCTCCTTAACCTCAAAGAGTTCGCGTGCCTTCTCGTCGGCCTCTAGATCTTCCCGTCGAATCTTCTTCTTGAGATGCATCATTCTCATCTTTCGGCGGGACTGCTCTTGGCTTTTCTTGCGCCGTTTTATCGGCTTCGCTGACAAGCTCTTCTGCTCGCCACCAAAGTAGATTACCTGGACTCCCTTGCTCTCGTCGCGGTACACTGTTACTCCCTTGAGGCCACCTAACCAGGCTACCAGGTAGGCTGTGTAGACCTCTTCCTTGCCGGCCTCCTTGCGGAGGTTTATCGTCTTGCTTATAGCCTGGTCTACGTAGAGCTGCGCAGCTATCTGATGGGCTAAGTGATACCAGACATCGAAGTCCATACTCATAGTGAATAGCCTCGCCAGCCGCTCTATCTCTGCGAGGAACCCGTTCATTATACCCATCTGCATCAACTTGTCACGTATCTCATCCAGGGCCCAGCGGAGCGAGCCCTTATGCTTACTGATGGTCTCATAGACTACCTTTACAGCCTCCTCTGGTACTTTGTAGCGGGCCGCGGCCTCTAGGAGTTTCTCACGGAAGGGACGCACCACTTCCAGGAATTCGCCAACTGCTACGACACGGCGGTATACTAGGGCGAAATATGGCTCTATACCACTGCTAGTCCCAGCTATAATGCTTATCGTACCAGTGGGCGCCACGGTGGTGGTGACTGTGTTCCGTGGAGCCTTTGCACCCAGTAGGCGTCCGTAGCTCTTTAACAGCTCCCACGCCGCCTGTGGCATCCATATCGCGAGTGCTAGCAAGTGCCTGGGACTGTTAGCCGCCTTGACTGGATGCAGTTTCAGCGCCTCCCAGACATGACGTCTCTCTACACCAAATACCTCGCTAGCAACCCGCTCTACTACATACTCTGGCACCAGCTTCACCGCACCGTCGAGTTCTACCCGCTCTTTCGCAGCACCTGCGAGCTTCTCCCTAACATCATCGCTGATCTCTACCTTGTGATAATGAAGCTTCAACCATCCATTCTCGAACCGGGCTACTTCACCAGCCTTCACGAGTGCTGGGGTATGCAGCTCTACCAGTTCTTCAGGCTCACCCTTCTCTAGACACTTCATGCTTCTCCAGTCATACCTCTTACATTCGAACGCTGGGGCATGGCCGAGCTTGGCGCCTAGCTCCCAGCTACGCTTCCAGCTATAGACCTCCAGAGCGGCCATAACTATCATGGTGAAAGCTACCGCTTCATCGCTGTCGTAGGGATAGCCGAGCCTCGCGAGCGCGTCAGCGAGGCCCATTACTCCTAGGCCTATCTTCCTTGTCAGCTTGTTAGCAATATCCTGCCTGGGGTCGGGATGGTTGTTTAGATCAATCACGGCATCCATAGCGTCTATAACTACTTGTACATCATGCATAAACTTGTCTATATCGAACCTCCCGCCCACGATGTACTTCTCGATACTCATGCTGCCGAGGTTACAGCTCTCAAACGGGTATAGTGGCTGCTCTCCACATGGGTTGGTAGCGTTCACTGCACCAAGCCATGGCGTGGGGCTCCACTTGTTGTGATTATCTATGAATATGAGTCCGGGGTCGCCGCCTGCCCAGGCATTCTCTACTATCTTCTCCCATATCTTGCGTGCCGGGTAGCGCCACGTATGGGGATTCTTCGTGTCTGGCTGTATCTCCCAGCCCGTGTACTTGGCTTGCTCTTTGAGGGCCGCTAGCGCCTTGGCCCGAGCCTCTTCTGCTACTTCCTCATAGATATTTAGGTATGGATTGTCTAGCAGCCAGGAATACTTCTCTACTAGCTTGCCTAGCCTACCACTACCAGTAGCCATAGATACACTGTAGTGAAGCCGATAGATACCTGTCTTGGAGTCGGCACTATATCTTGGATTTATCATCCACCACTCCTTGTCCTCTAGCACAGCCTTCATGAAGGCGTCATTGGCGCCCACGCTTATGTTGAAGTTGGTTATGTTTACGTCCTGTAGGGGTGGCTCCTTGGCTTGTATGAAACCTGCATCTTCTACCGTGCTCCAGCCACCACGTGTTAGCCTCTCCAGCATCTCTTTTACCGCAGTGTCTACCTCGTATTCACCATCCCTCTCTATGGCGTCTACTATCTCTTTGAGTTGGCGTAGCAGACTCTGGAGCTGAGGTGGTAATTTGTTCCAGAGTGCTGCCCAGGGGTCAAAGTCGGGATTGATTATGTCTGGATGCCAGACATGTAGAATACCCATGTTTGCGCCACGTCTCTTGCCACCCTGCTTCACCATCTCCGTAACGACATCGTATATCTGAATGAAGCTTAATGGGCCGGAGGCATAGCCACTAGTACCCCTTACTATATCCCAACGAGGCCTTAGCTCGCTGAAGCTGAAGCCTTGGCCACCACCCCACTTGAAGGTCATAGCTTGAACCGTGGCTGCATCCATTATTGCACGCATGTCATCATAGACCGGGGTCACGTAGCAAGCCGAGAGAGTACCACGGGCACCATCAGCGTACATGTTGAAGAGAGTAGGGGAGTTAAACATGAAACGGCGAGCTATGAGTAGCCGGTATAGCTCCTCGGGGTCTACGCGGCTTCGAAAGCCCAGTGCTACTCTTCTCATCACCATGCTAGGGGTTTCCATAAAGGCCCCATACTCGTTCCGGGTCATGTACCTGGCCATGAGAACACGTATAGCATTATACGTGAAGCCCATATCGTCTCTGCATGGCTCGCTATCACGACTCTCAGCGTATGCTTTCACACAATCGGGTAACTCTGCTAGTTTGCCACCATTAGGGGCTGTCCTGCGATAACTCCTTACAACAATAGGATATATGTCACCTAACAGTAGTTGCTTTGCTTCCTCCTCAGCCTCCGGCCGGTATAGCGATTCCTTGATGAGTTCTAATTGCTGCTTGTCAGTATTGCCCGCCACAATAGGGCACCCCGGTAGTACTTGTAGGAGGGGGTAGTGTAGCCCTGCCGACTATGAACCCGTGTATTACCTCTTCCGCTCAACTGCAGCTGTTATGGTAGATTCTATACACGCGTAATATATGCTGAACAAAGCTAGGACATAACCTTAGTATCACTCGGTCTTACCTATGTTTATCCGAGCCTGACAGGGAGACGTTGTCCTATACAAACTCTAGGTGACTGCTACATAACATACACTATTATCTTGTCATAGGGTTCTTCTTCGAAATACACCTTGCGCTTAGCCTGCATATAGAACATCACATCCTTGCTTGTCAACACGAAATAGTCGTAGAGAAAGCTAGCCGGGGTTATCACCGTGAGATATCTCTCGAACTCTAAATCGGTGTAGACCACTTCAAAGTTTCCAACATAGTTCCTACCTACTATGTCCACCCGAGGTGCTTCTAGGGGCTTCAGCTCCTCCGCAAAGCCTATGAAGAGTGTTTTTCTGTTCCTATCCTCAACTTCTCTTTTGTAACTGTATTTGGCTTCTACTACTATGCTCCTAGGCTCGAAGAGCAGTTCGGCATTAGCAGCTCTAATTTCAAGAGCCTCGTTTGCAACACGTAGCTCTAGTGCTCCTTTACCCCATCGAACGTAGAAGCTCTCGCGCCTGCCCAATGCCAGCCTCCCATCCACTATGCTCGTCCAGAGGATCCAAGCTAGCCTCACACTAGTATAGTCTTAAGGCTTCCTAGCTCTCCTCTTCGCCGTTAGGTATCTCTAATAGCCTTTGTAGCTCGGCAGCCAGCATTCTTGCAGCAACAGAAGGAGGGAGAGCTGTATCCTCCTTGCGGTATACTGTGGGTGCTTTTACACGCATTCCAGCTCCGTCTCTTATTTCTATTTCATGCATTCTAAGGCTGTGCTCTGTTTGTCTCATTTTCTCTATTATCACGTAGCGTCTTAGCTCGCCCCGAACGACGGACTTTCTGAACCTTATTATGCCGTCTGCTACATGTTCTATGCCGAAACCAAAGCCTAGGCTCGTCGTGACAGCATACTGGCTTATAAGTAGTGCTGTAAAGTCCCAGCGGTATAGTACTCTCTTTACAAAGTAGCTATACTTCCTCGCCATAGCGGGCTTGTCAAGCCAAAAGGCTGACATCGAGTCTACCACAAGGCGGGCACGACCGTAGCCTAGATACCTTTTGGCCTCTATGACTTTGTTTACCAAAGTCTCTACATCAAGCTCGGCAATGCTCCATGGGTCATCACGTTTACCCATGAGCGCATCTATTATAACTAGCTTTCCATCACGGATAGCCTTCTCGAAGTCAAAACCAAACATAGCTGCTTGTTTTATTATGCTTTCCTTTGATTCCTCAGTTGTCACATAGATATTTTTATCTCCCTGTCTAATACCCTCAGCAATAAAGTGTATTGAGAATATCGTCTTTCCGGTACCAGGCTCTCCAACAACAGCTACAAAGAATCCCCGCGGTATACCTCCTTGTATAAGCTTGTCAAAACCAGGTACGCCCGTGGGCAACCGCTCTATCTCAATCTTCAAGGTTATCACATGCCACCTCTAGACGCTCTAGACTATGACATTGACATATAATTCTCAAAAGAGCCCAATGGAAGCTGGTCCACTCCCCTCGTTAGCTACTCACTGCGCGGCTAATCTGCACTACTCTCCGGCATAAAACCGAACATCGTTCCTATAGTACGAGCAGTATCCTGTCGCTGTACACGCCTCAACGAAGACTAGCTGCAAGTCATGACTAGTGCTGGCTAGTTTTGATAGCTTAGAGTCTAGACATTTGTACACTTCACGTACTAGCAGCTCCGCTGTAGCATCCTTGACGCCTAAGACTTCATTTAAGTAGACATGATCAAGACTCCTCACACACTCGCCCAAAAACCTCTCGAGTACATAATGGTCTATGACAGTGTTGTCGGCACCCAACGGACCCTC
The window above is part of the Pyrodictium delaneyi genome. Proteins encoded here:
- a CDS encoding ABC transporter permease, producing the protein MPRLPLINYRLAVLVKKEALEFLRDRRSLVLMAVSAFLFPVLGLLVTGLKTQQVALVAIVVCDTGAPAEELAQQLYTAFNESPGFSAMMEHGPPCTPPSQAVATIVIPEGFSRNATSIDSPVIVELYRVVGNPAAEDAVQLAYSVMGRFSQSIAAQRVETLARLAGKQVETDYVLHPLRVVSQTVTETGQKAPPELQERAAVARFLAFSVFFILNPAAIAVADSITRERERGTGELLAITPLSGVELVLGKTLGSLTAALIAGSLDIVAVIAYAEMTAASATAGLILFHAVQVALAVMVTAAITMLVTMVVPGQRAASLTASSVTGAAVMVFFSTLFVDINTLPAWIKALLYLIPYTHTAQAIETYALGDEGMALIHTSIIAALTIVSIAAAARLYRPERLVKRG
- a CDS encoding type II toxin-antitoxin system VapC family toxin, with product MVGPILVDSTVLIRLLLGKAGADFAVNIFSRAEEGSEDLVIPSTAVLEALSKAAVAAASAATGAGVAESIEKLASDEEVRAKAFEAVEKLSAYLSQLSRTGRLTVYTVSMDDIARAVELAKKHGLSLSDAVTLAVAEKLRIQKIATFSPKLRSIEGYTFMPSS
- a CDS encoding CopG family ribbon-helix-helix protein is translated as MSTASAIYVRVPQELLKEFDRVAQEHGLSRSEAIREAMKLFIYYSKAPDVKKLRGIIETKVEADELDKFILPG
- a CDS encoding ABC transporter ATP-binding protein, with protein sequence MARHKCEGDVLVAEGLVKKFEKGPVIGPISLRIGSGTVFALIGPNGAGKTTTIRMILGIYRPDAGSVNICGVDPYTGRGAHGLAAYVPEETAVYPRLTGYEHLWFYAGLYMGNPSEAQRIVERAAELSELGEALWRRVEEYSKGMKRKLLLALALALDTPLLVLDEPTSGLDVYSAVRIRQLIRQAAEEGRAVLVTSHNMLEVERIADRVAFIARGRIIDEGHPSDLVRKYSARDLEEAFVKAVLPRGTRRE
- the thyX gene encoding FAD-dependent thymidylate synthase; the encoded protein is MTLLDTPLVSGLELSPPVLVRLISYTRDAPRLVAAAARITVSKKPVEKAWDMPSSEIEKWIRELIRRGHGSPLEHAVYTFEVICSRVCSHQLVRHRIASYTQQSMRYTEGFLRQMVIELCQFSDVECPEKPRRRDDYALYSSILRWAAGLVDRHDERNGVETAKILEAVSRAFVLNPKWNFGTMLSHARIHLQAAAEYYKMLAEGLPREDARFVLPQAVRTRVVFTMNARELLESFLPLRMCSHAQWEIRLLAWRVREELVRIHPEIFRYAGPRCVFQENRVRQEPCRLEDYVLGQCGFTIERCPELVPRQGIANCLGLAAQSSRW
- a CDS encoding FkbM family methyltransferase, with translation MAAKDSTVISDEEYLEWLTSTSKGCISTEAMELLVEATTSGCNGEIEVDLGDTLFAIPCSQLPEAWANLIHVHCIDDYQLGSIVKLKPGDIVVDGGAYIGFFAVKVALAMKRDGLIIAVEPNPAARSILYKNFELNSLERIARIDPRSLGGCEYCLREIHVTEPWVNTSMYKSYIAEMRVEVFKTLRVPSISLKRLMKDHGLDAINLLKLDVEGAEQEVLERASNDGILSPSTISQVIVEVHPPLIRVEDIEALLRDNGYKTIVKSFGSDWKQAVVIGIS
- a CDS encoding MBL fold metallo-hydrolase, which codes for MPLRLKWWLHACFELEVDGKRLVIDPHDGGSLGVGFSAPSVKADYVLVTHDHYDHNAVEKVSTDHTVVARERTGGFTLGPFKVKGVKLPHDEFDGRIRGFVVAYRIEVEGISLVHLSDLGRMLTEEEVREIGSVDIALIPAGDVYTLHPRQALEAAEALGARIVIPMHYWLPGIQLPLEPLDTILRYAKKWRVLRLESSWIEITREDIPEEKTLAVLAPPR
- a CDS encoding adenosylcobalamin-dependent ribonucleoside-diphosphate reductase, whose product is MAGNTDKQQLELIKESLYRPEAEEEAKQLLLGDIYPIVVRSYRRTAPNGGKLAELPDCVKAYAESRDSEPCRDDMGFTYNAIRVLMARYMTRNEYGAFMETPSMVMRRVALGFRSRVDPEELYRLLIARRFMFNSPTLFNMYADGARGTLSACYVTPVYDDMRAIMDAATVQAMTFKWGGGQGFSFSELRPRWDIVRGTSGYASGPLSFIQIYDVVTEMVKQGGKRRGANMGILHVWHPDIINPDFDPWAALWNKLPPQLQSLLRQLKEIVDAIERDGEYEVDTAVKEMLERLTRGGWSTVEDAGFIQAKEPPLQDVNITNFNISVGANDAFMKAVLEDKEWWMINPRYSADSKTGIYRLHYSVSMATGSGRLGKLVEKYSWLLDNPYLNIYEEVAEEARAKALAALKEQAKYTGWEIQPDTKNPHTWRYPARKIWEKIVENAWAGGDPGLIFIDNHNKWSPTPWLGAVNATNPCGEQPLYPFESCNLGSMSIEKYIVGGRFDIDKFMHDVQVVIDAMDAVIDLNNHPDPRQDIANKLTRKIGLGVMGLADALARLGYPYDSDEAVAFTMIVMAALEVYSWKRSWELGAKLGHAPAFECKRYDWRSMKCLEKGEPEELVELHTPALVKAGEVARFENGWLKLHYHKVEISDDVREKLAGAAKERVELDGAVKLVPEYVVERVASEVFGVERRHVWEALKLHPVKAANSPRHLLALAIWMPQAAWELLKSYGRLLGAKAPRNTVTTTVAPTGTISIIAGTSSGIEPYFALVYRRVVAVGEFLEVVRPFREKLLEAAARYKVPEEAVKVVYETISKHKGSLRWALDEIRDKLMQMGIMNGFLAEIERLARLFTMSMDFDVWYHLAHQIAAQLYVDQAISKTINLRKEAGKEEVYTAYLVAWLGGLKGVTVYRDESKGVQVIYFGGEQKSLSAKPIKRRKKSQEQSRRKMRMMHLKKKIRREDLEADEKARELFEVKEAATGSDEVVVELTENSTCKTCEV